A stretch of DNA from Oryzomicrobium terrae:
GCAGAGCCTGGTGCTCAAGCTGTTCGGCGAAGGTCCGGCGGTACGCTGATCGGGTTTCTCCTGCCAAGCAAAACGCCCATCCGGCTTGGATGGGCGTTTTGCTTTGGGCAGTGTGAAACCCTTCCAGGGACGCGTCGTCCTCAGTAAACGTCGCGACGGTAGCGACCTTCCACTATTAGACGATCCAGGGCGTCGACGCCGATCAGATCGGCGAGGGTCTGGTGTACGGCTTCTGCCATGCCTACCGCGTTACCGCAGACGTAAAGGGAGGCGCCCTGGGCCAGCCAGCTGTGCAAGTCGGTAGCGGCGGCACGCAGGTGGTCCTGGATATAGACCTTGTCGGCCTGATCCCGGGAGAACGCCAGATCCAAGCGCTGCAGCAGCCCCGTTTGCCGATAGTCCTCGATCTCCTCCCGGTAGTGGTAATCGCAGGCAGCGTTCCGTTCGCCGAAGAGCAGCCAATTCGGTCTGGCCCCCGCTTGCCGGCGCGCGCGCAGGTGGCCGCGCAGGCCGGCCATGCCGGTGCCGTTGCCGATCAGGATCAGGGGACGCCGGATGTTATCGCCCAGGCGGAAGTTGCGGTGTGGGAGCAGGCGGGCCATGACGCAACCGCCGACGGCGATGCCTGTACTCAGCCAGCCTGAAGCCGCTCCGAGGCGCCCGTCCGGGCCACGCTGCTGGCGGATGAGCAGATGCACCCGGCCGTCGCTGGGGATCGAGGCGATCGAATAGTCCCGAGGAGGCAGTAGTTCGCCGTCGATGCCGGGGGCGGCCACTTGCAGCAGGTCGCCGGATTCCCAAGAGGGCGCCGCGTCGTTTTCCGGCGGGCAGAGTTCCAGGTGGAATACCGCTTCACCCTGGCTTCCCGGATTGAGATGGCGGCGCTCGGCAAGGCGCCACGGGGAATATTTTGGGGGCAGCCAGGAGAGGGTTTCACTACTGCTGGCGCCATCCCCGCTAGCCTCCCGGTACCCCGCGACGTGGGCCAAGGCATGGCGCCAACGTTCCAGGGCCGTGGCATCGCCGTTGTTCACCTCAATGCGTTCGAATAGCGGAGTCGCTCCTGCTTCTTGCAGCCAGGTGTCGAGATTGCGACCGAAGCCGCAGAAGTGGCGATATTCCCGGTCGCCCAAGGCTAAGAGGCCGTAGGTAAGACTCCTCAGTGGAGTGGTTTGCCCCGTTTTTTCCGCCAGCAGGCGGCGCACGAAGGTGGCGGCGTTGTCCGGAGGATCGCCTTCGCCGCAAGTGCTGACCACGAACAGGGCCGGTGAGCCGCTACGCAAGTCGGCCAGGGCGAGGTCGGCCAGGGGGGTCAGGCGCACGGCTTGTCCCGCGCCGCGCAGGGCCGTGGCGCTGCGCTCGGCCAGTTCCTCGGCAAAGCCGCTCTGGCTGGCAAAAGCCAGTAGCAGTGGCGCCTGCTGGCCCGGGATG
This window harbors:
- a CDS encoding flavodoxin domain-containing protein, producing the protein MLILPDVPRLAGAAAMLLAYAGLCAGILVRARNKRRRALQAAATLPILPIPGQQAPLLLAFASQSGFAEELAERSATALRGAGQAVRLTPLADLALADLRSGSPALFVVSTCGEGDPPDNAATFVRRLLAEKTGQTTPLRSLTYGLLALGDREYRHFCGFGRNLDTWLQEAGATPLFERIEVNNGDATALERWRHALAHVAGYREASGDGASSSETLSWLPPKYSPWRLAERRHLNPGSQGEAVFHLELCPPENDAAPSWESGDLLQVAAPGIDGELLPPRDYSIASIPSDGRVHLLIRQQRGPDGRLGAASGWLSTGIAVGGCVMARLLPHRNFRLGDNIRRPLILIGNGTGMAGLRGHLRARRQAGARPNWLLFGERNAACDYHYREEIEDYRQTGLLQRLDLAFSRDQADKVYIQDHLRAAATDLHSWLAQGASLYVCGNAVGMAEAVHQTLADLIGVDALDRLIVEGRYRRDVY